A single Gambusia affinis linkage group LG20, SWU_Gaff_1.0, whole genome shotgun sequence DNA region contains:
- the LOC122823675 gene encoding gastrula zinc finger protein XlCGF57.1-like, translated as MTELMKAEADEPGGFSLEPPVPATSTSELEEETQDRKDLIHQMLVIKKEVPHDWNPTLDPQDQEPHHTKEENKELWVHQKEEQLTVKSEDEEKPQLSEIHQIKTEDERKTKTGGENCGGPESGRKAAVLHSSQQSKVMVNKRAKRSKLHSKRVSQISVHTGEKPFGCNICGKRFRHKPYVKLHMMIHTGIREHSCDFCGKGFKEKRCLQTHMRLHTGEKPFACDDCGRRFHAKTSLRSHLEVHSEENPFSCDVCGSRFKRNGNLKKHMRIHTAERPFVCSVCSKGFSQQIHLKSHMTVHTGEKPFNCRVCSKEFSRQGNLKRHMSVHTGEKQFICGVCSKGFSKQNYLRNHMECHTAPFSCSDCGKCFLEEMQLKQHMRLHTEERPFGCDVCKIRFNKKYNLNSHMRLHLGEKPFACRVCSKGFSRHGDLKKHMCVHEGFS; from the exons ATGACTGAGTTGATGAAGGCTGAAGCAGATGAACCTGGAGGGTTCAGTTTAGAGCCACCTGTACCTGCAACATCCACATCAGAACTGGAGGAGGAAACGCAAGACCGCAAAGATCTCA TCCATCAGATGTTGGTGATCAAAAAAGAAGTTCCCCATGACTGGAACCCCACTTTGGACCCTCAAGACCAAGAGCCCCACCACACTAAGGAGGAAAATAAGGAACTATGGGTTCATCAGAAGGAAGAGCAACTTACTGTTAAGAGTGAGGATGAAGAGAAACCTCAGTTATCAGAGATTCATCAGATTAAAACTGAAGACGAAAGGAAGACGAAAACTGGAGGGGAGAACTGTGGAGGACCAGAATCAGGCAGAAAAGCAGCTGTGTTACACTCTTCACAACAAAGTAAGGTGATGGTGAACAAAAGAGCTAAAAGATCTAAACTGCATTCCAAACGTGTCTCTCAGATTAGTGtgcacacaggagagaaaccatTTGGTTGCAATATTTGTGGCAAAAGATTCAGGCACAAGCCTTATGTTAAGCtacacatgatgattcacactggaaTAAGAGAACATAGCTGCGATTTTTGTGGTAAAGGCTTTAAAGAAAAACGTTGTCTTCAGACACATATGAGGCTccacactggagagaaaccaTTTGCCTGTGATGACTGCGGCAGAAGGTTTCACGCAAAGACAAGTCTGAGGAGTCACTTGGAGGTCCATTcagaagaaaatccattttCCTGTGATGTTTGCGGTTCAAGATTTAAAAGGAATGGAAATCTTAAAAAGCACATGAGGATCCACACTGCAGAGAGACCTTTTGTTTGTAGTGTTTGCAGTAAAGGATTTTCACAACAAATCCATCTAAAAAGCCACATGACTGTTCACACGGGAGAGAAACCGTTCAACTGCAGGGTTTGCAGCAAAGAATTTTCACGACAAGGAAATCTAAAGAGGCACATGAGCgttcacacaggagagaagcagtttatttgtggtgtttgtagtaaaggattttcaaagcaaaactaTCTCAGAAATCACATGGAGTGTCACACTGCACCGTTTAGTTGCAGTGATTGCGGTAAATGTTTCCTGGAGGAAATGCAGTTGAAGCAGCACATGAGACTTCACACTGAAGAGCGTCCGTTTGGTTGTGACGTCTGTAAAATCaggtttaacaaaaaatataatcttaACAGTCACATGAGGCTCCATCTAGGAGAAAAACCGTTCGCCTGTAGAGTTTGTAGTAAAGGGTTTTCACGACATGGAGATCTGAAGAAACACATGTGTGTTCACGAGGGTTTTAgctaa
- the LOC122823674 gene encoding gastrula zinc finger protein XlCGF57.1-like isoform X2 codes for MSEMKVETDDPRGLSLEPPKPAASTTEYGKDLNYQTLEIKEEVTHDWSSSLNQQDQEPPVIKEEEEEQWINQEEEQLIVKIEDEEKPQVSELQHIKTEDSKETESSTSNTTAKMEFEPCGEDSRGPEPDRNLNSLCSFQQSKMKVHKRGKRSKLCSKLTAQIRVYAGERPFGCNVCGKRFKNKTHIRLHMMIHTGKREYCCNLCGKGFKEKHCLQVHMRLHTGERPFACDDCGRRFHAKTNLKTHMKVHSEEKPFSCDVCSTRFKRKETLKKHTMIHTAEKTFFCSICGKGFSLQKSLRTHMCLHTGEKPFVCSVCSKGFALQENLKRHMSSHTGEKPFICAVCSKGFSLRQNLKSHMHVHTGEKPFICSFCSKGFYRHGDLRRHMSVHTGEKAFICSICSKGFSQQIHLKNHMRVHTGETPFVCSVCSKGFSLQENLKRHMHVHTGEKQFICDICSKGFSQQGTLKRHMSVHTGEKQFICSVCGKGFSKQNYLKSHMEVHTAPFSCNECSKRFVNEIQLERHARVHTEERPYGCDICKSRFNQKGQLQNHMRIHSGEKPFVCDVCSKGFSQHGNLKRHMSVHEGCK; via the exons ATGTCCGAGATGAAGGTTGAGACAGATGACCCCAGAGGGCTCAGTTTGGAGCCCCCCAAACCTGCAGCATCCACGACAGAATACGGCAAAGATCTCA aCTATCAGACGTTGGAAATTAAAGAAGAGGTTACCCATGATTGGAGCTCCAGTTTGAACCAACAGGACCAAGAGCCCCCAGTcataaaggaggaagaggaggaacagTGGATCAatcaggaggaagagcagctcATTGTGAAGATTGAAGATGAGGAGAAACCTCAGGTATCTGAGCTTCAACATATCAAAACTGAAGACAGTAAAGAGACTGAATCTTCAACAAGCAACACAACTGCGAAGATGGAATTTGAACCTTGTGGAGAGGACAGTagaggaccagaaccagaccgaAACTTAAATTCACTTTGTTCTTTTCAACAAAGTAAGATGAAGGTTCACAAAAGAGGTAAAAGATCTAAACTGTGCTCCAAACTTACTGCTCAGATTAGAGTCTATGCAGGAGAAAGGCCATTTGGTTGCAATGTTTGTGGCAAAAGATTCAAAAATAAGACTCATATTCGATtacacatgatgattcacactggaaAGAGAGAATATTGCTGTAATCTTTGTGGTAAAGGATTTAAAGAAAAGCACTGCCTTCAGGTACATATGAGGCTTCATACCGGAGAGAGGCCATTTGCATGTGATGACTGTGGTAGAAGGTTCCAcgcaaaaacaaatcttaaaactCACATGAAAGTCCATTCAGAAGAAAAACCATTTTCCTGCGATGTTTGTAGTACAAGATTTAAAAGGAAGGAGACACTGAAGAAGCACACGATGATCcacactgcagagaaaacctTCTTTTGTAGTATTTGTGGGAAAGgcttttcattacaaaaaaGCCTGAGGACTCACATGTGTcttcacacaggagagaaaccatTTGTTTGTAGTGTTTGCAGTAAAGGATTTGCATTACAGGAGAATCTAAAGAGACACATGTCTTCTCACACTGgagaaaaaccatttatttgtGCTGTCTGCAGTAAAGGGTTTTCATTACGACAAAATCTAAAGAGCCACATGCATGTTCACACAGGGGAGAAACCATTTATTTGCAGCTTTTGTAGTAAAGGATTTTATAGACACGGAGACCTGAGGAGACACATGAGTGTTCATACAGGGGAGAAAGCGTTCATTTGTAGTATTTGCAGTAAAGGATTTTCACAacaaattcatttaaagaatCACATGCGTGTTCACACAGGAGAGACGCCATTTGTTTGCAGTGTTTGTAGTAAGGGATTTTCCCTGCAGGAGAATCTAAAGAGACACATGCATGTTCACACAGGAGAAAAGCAGTTTATTTGTGATATCTGCAGTAAAGGATTTTCACAGCAAGGGACCTTAAAGAGACACATGAGTGTTCACACTGGAGAAAAACAGTTCATTTGTAGTGTTTGTGGTAAAggtttttcaaagcaaaattatCTTAAAAGCCACATGGAGGTTCACACCGCACCATTTAGCTGCAATGAATGCAGTAAACGCTTTGTGAATGAAATCCAGTTAGAACGACATGCAAGAGTTCACACTGAGGAGAGACCGTATGGCTGTGACATTTGTAAGAGCAGATTTAATCAAAAGGGTCAACTTCAGAATCACATGAGGATTCATTCAGGAGAGAAACCATTTGTTTGTGATGTTTGCAGTAAAGGATTTTCACAACATGGAAATCTGAAGAGACACATGAGTGTTCATGAGGGCTGCAAGTAA
- the LOC122823674 gene encoding gastrula zinc finger protein XlCGF57.1-like isoform X4 — protein MEFEPCGEDSRGPEPDRNLNSLCSFQQSKMKVHKRGKRSKLCSKLTAQIRVYAGERPFGCNVCGKRFKNKTHIRLHMMIHTGKREYCCNLCGKGFKEKHCLQVHMRLHTGERPFACDDCGRRFHAKTNLKTHMKVHSEEKPFSCDVCSTRFKRKETLKKHTMIHTAEKTFFCSICGKGFSLQKSLRTHMCLHTGEKPFVCSVCSKGFALQENLKRHMSSHTGEKPFICAVCSKGFSLRQNLKSHMHVHTGEKPFICSFCSKGFYRHGDLRRHMSVHTGEKAFICSICSKGFSQQIHLKNHMRVHTGETPFVCSVCSKGFSLQENLKRHMHVHTGEKQFICDICSKGFSQQGTLKRHMSVHTGEKQFICSVCGKGFSKQNYLKSHMEVHTAPFSCNECSKRFVNEIQLERHARVHTEERPYGCDICKSRFNQKGQLQNHMRIHSGEKPFVCDVCSKGFSQHGNLKRHMSVHEGCK, from the coding sequence ATGGAATTTGAACCTTGTGGAGAGGACAGTagaggaccagaaccagaccgaAACTTAAATTCACTTTGTTCTTTTCAACAAAGTAAGATGAAGGTTCACAAAAGAGGTAAAAGATCTAAACTGTGCTCCAAACTTACTGCTCAGATTAGAGTCTATGCAGGAGAAAGGCCATTTGGTTGCAATGTTTGTGGCAAAAGATTCAAAAATAAGACTCATATTCGATtacacatgatgattcacactggaaAGAGAGAATATTGCTGTAATCTTTGTGGTAAAGGATTTAAAGAAAAGCACTGCCTTCAGGTACATATGAGGCTTCATACCGGAGAGAGGCCATTTGCATGTGATGACTGTGGTAGAAGGTTCCAcgcaaaaacaaatcttaaaactCACATGAAAGTCCATTCAGAAGAAAAACCATTTTCCTGCGATGTTTGTAGTACAAGATTTAAAAGGAAGGAGACACTGAAGAAGCACACGATGATCcacactgcagagaaaacctTCTTTTGTAGTATTTGTGGGAAAGgcttttcattacaaaaaaGCCTGAGGACTCACATGTGTcttcacacaggagagaaaccatTTGTTTGTAGTGTTTGCAGTAAAGGATTTGCATTACAGGAGAATCTAAAGAGACACATGTCTTCTCACACTGgagaaaaaccatttatttgtGCTGTCTGCAGTAAAGGGTTTTCATTACGACAAAATCTAAAGAGCCACATGCATGTTCACACAGGGGAGAAACCATTTATTTGCAGCTTTTGTAGTAAAGGATTTTATAGACACGGAGACCTGAGGAGACACATGAGTGTTCATACAGGGGAGAAAGCGTTCATTTGTAGTATTTGCAGTAAAGGATTTTCACAacaaattcatttaaagaatCACATGCGTGTTCACACAGGAGAGACGCCATTTGTTTGCAGTGTTTGTAGTAAGGGATTTTCCCTGCAGGAGAATCTAAAGAGACACATGCATGTTCACACAGGAGAAAAGCAGTTTATTTGTGATATCTGCAGTAAAGGATTTTCACAGCAAGGGACCTTAAAGAGACACATGAGTGTTCACACTGGAGAAAAACAGTTCATTTGTAGTGTTTGTGGTAAAggtttttcaaagcaaaattatCTTAAAAGCCACATGGAGGTTCACACCGCACCATTTAGCTGCAATGAATGCAGTAAACGCTTTGTGAATGAAATCCAGTTAGAACGACATGCAAGAGTTCACACTGAGGAGAGACCGTATGGCTGTGACATTTGTAAGAGCAGATTTAATCAAAAGGGTCAACTTCAGAATCACATGAGGATTCATTCAGGAGAGAAACCATTTGTTTGTGATGTTTGCAGTAAAGGATTTTCACAACATGGAAATCTGAAGAGACACATGAGTGTTCATGAGGGCTGCAAGTAA
- the LOC122823674 gene encoding gastrula zinc finger protein XlCGF57.1-like isoform X1 — protein MSEMKVETDDPRGLSLEPPKPAASTTEYGKDLSKFYYQTLEIKEEVTHDWSSSLNQQDQEPPVIKEEEEEQWINQEEEQLIVKIEDEEKPQVSELQHIKTEDSKETESSTSNTTAKMEFEPCGEDSRGPEPDRNLNSLCSFQQSKMKVHKRGKRSKLCSKLTAQIRVYAGERPFGCNVCGKRFKNKTHIRLHMMIHTGKREYCCNLCGKGFKEKHCLQVHMRLHTGERPFACDDCGRRFHAKTNLKTHMKVHSEEKPFSCDVCSTRFKRKETLKKHTMIHTAEKTFFCSICGKGFSLQKSLRTHMCLHTGEKPFVCSVCSKGFALQENLKRHMSSHTGEKPFICAVCSKGFSLRQNLKSHMHVHTGEKPFICSFCSKGFYRHGDLRRHMSVHTGEKAFICSICSKGFSQQIHLKNHMRVHTGETPFVCSVCSKGFSLQENLKRHMHVHTGEKQFICDICSKGFSQQGTLKRHMSVHTGEKQFICSVCGKGFSKQNYLKSHMEVHTAPFSCNECSKRFVNEIQLERHARVHTEERPYGCDICKSRFNQKGQLQNHMRIHSGEKPFVCDVCSKGFSQHGNLKRHMSVHEGCK, from the exons ATGTCCGAGATGAAGGTTGAGACAGATGACCCCAGAGGGCTCAGTTTGGAGCCCCCCAAACCTGCAGCATCCACGACAGAATACGGCAAAGATCTCAGTAAATTCT aCTATCAGACGTTGGAAATTAAAGAAGAGGTTACCCATGATTGGAGCTCCAGTTTGAACCAACAGGACCAAGAGCCCCCAGTcataaaggaggaagaggaggaacagTGGATCAatcaggaggaagagcagctcATTGTGAAGATTGAAGATGAGGAGAAACCTCAGGTATCTGAGCTTCAACATATCAAAACTGAAGACAGTAAAGAGACTGAATCTTCAACAAGCAACACAACTGCGAAGATGGAATTTGAACCTTGTGGAGAGGACAGTagaggaccagaaccagaccgaAACTTAAATTCACTTTGTTCTTTTCAACAAAGTAAGATGAAGGTTCACAAAAGAGGTAAAAGATCTAAACTGTGCTCCAAACTTACTGCTCAGATTAGAGTCTATGCAGGAGAAAGGCCATTTGGTTGCAATGTTTGTGGCAAAAGATTCAAAAATAAGACTCATATTCGATtacacatgatgattcacactggaaAGAGAGAATATTGCTGTAATCTTTGTGGTAAAGGATTTAAAGAAAAGCACTGCCTTCAGGTACATATGAGGCTTCATACCGGAGAGAGGCCATTTGCATGTGATGACTGTGGTAGAAGGTTCCAcgcaaaaacaaatcttaaaactCACATGAAAGTCCATTCAGAAGAAAAACCATTTTCCTGCGATGTTTGTAGTACAAGATTTAAAAGGAAGGAGACACTGAAGAAGCACACGATGATCcacactgcagagaaaacctTCTTTTGTAGTATTTGTGGGAAAGgcttttcattacaaaaaaGCCTGAGGACTCACATGTGTcttcacacaggagagaaaccatTTGTTTGTAGTGTTTGCAGTAAAGGATTTGCATTACAGGAGAATCTAAAGAGACACATGTCTTCTCACACTGgagaaaaaccatttatttgtGCTGTCTGCAGTAAAGGGTTTTCATTACGACAAAATCTAAAGAGCCACATGCATGTTCACACAGGGGAGAAACCATTTATTTGCAGCTTTTGTAGTAAAGGATTTTATAGACACGGAGACCTGAGGAGACACATGAGTGTTCATACAGGGGAGAAAGCGTTCATTTGTAGTATTTGCAGTAAAGGATTTTCACAacaaattcatttaaagaatCACATGCGTGTTCACACAGGAGAGACGCCATTTGTTTGCAGTGTTTGTAGTAAGGGATTTTCCCTGCAGGAGAATCTAAAGAGACACATGCATGTTCACACAGGAGAAAAGCAGTTTATTTGTGATATCTGCAGTAAAGGATTTTCACAGCAAGGGACCTTAAAGAGACACATGAGTGTTCACACTGGAGAAAAACAGTTCATTTGTAGTGTTTGTGGTAAAggtttttcaaagcaaaattatCTTAAAAGCCACATGGAGGTTCACACCGCACCATTTAGCTGCAATGAATGCAGTAAACGCTTTGTGAATGAAATCCAGTTAGAACGACATGCAAGAGTTCACACTGAGGAGAGACCGTATGGCTGTGACATTTGTAAGAGCAGATTTAATCAAAAGGGTCAACTTCAGAATCACATGAGGATTCATTCAGGAGAGAAACCATTTGTTTGTGATGTTTGCAGTAAAGGATTTTCACAACATGGAAATCTGAAGAGACACATGAGTGTTCATGAGGGCTGCAAGTAA
- the LOC122823674 gene encoding gastrula zinc finger protein XlCGF57.1-like isoform X3, translated as MSEMKVETDDPRGLSLEPPKPAASTTEYDYQTLEIKEEVTHDWSSSLNQQDQEPPVIKEEEEEQWINQEEEQLIVKIEDEEKPQVSELQHIKTEDSKETESSTSNTTAKMEFEPCGEDSRGPEPDRNLNSLCSFQQSKMKVHKRGKRSKLCSKLTAQIRVYAGERPFGCNVCGKRFKNKTHIRLHMMIHTGKREYCCNLCGKGFKEKHCLQVHMRLHTGERPFACDDCGRRFHAKTNLKTHMKVHSEEKPFSCDVCSTRFKRKETLKKHTMIHTAEKTFFCSICGKGFSLQKSLRTHMCLHTGEKPFVCSVCSKGFALQENLKRHMSSHTGEKPFICAVCSKGFSLRQNLKSHMHVHTGEKPFICSFCSKGFYRHGDLRRHMSVHTGEKAFICSICSKGFSQQIHLKNHMRVHTGETPFVCSVCSKGFSLQENLKRHMHVHTGEKQFICDICSKGFSQQGTLKRHMSVHTGEKQFICSVCGKGFSKQNYLKSHMEVHTAPFSCNECSKRFVNEIQLERHARVHTEERPYGCDICKSRFNQKGQLQNHMRIHSGEKPFVCDVCSKGFSQHGNLKRHMSVHEGCK; from the exons ATGTCCGAGATGAAGGTTGAGACAGATGACCCCAGAGGGCTCAGTTTGGAGCCCCCCAAACCTGCAGCATCCACGACAGAATACG aCTATCAGACGTTGGAAATTAAAGAAGAGGTTACCCATGATTGGAGCTCCAGTTTGAACCAACAGGACCAAGAGCCCCCAGTcataaaggaggaagaggaggaacagTGGATCAatcaggaggaagagcagctcATTGTGAAGATTGAAGATGAGGAGAAACCTCAGGTATCTGAGCTTCAACATATCAAAACTGAAGACAGTAAAGAGACTGAATCTTCAACAAGCAACACAACTGCGAAGATGGAATTTGAACCTTGTGGAGAGGACAGTagaggaccagaaccagaccgaAACTTAAATTCACTTTGTTCTTTTCAACAAAGTAAGATGAAGGTTCACAAAAGAGGTAAAAGATCTAAACTGTGCTCCAAACTTACTGCTCAGATTAGAGTCTATGCAGGAGAAAGGCCATTTGGTTGCAATGTTTGTGGCAAAAGATTCAAAAATAAGACTCATATTCGATtacacatgatgattcacactggaaAGAGAGAATATTGCTGTAATCTTTGTGGTAAAGGATTTAAAGAAAAGCACTGCCTTCAGGTACATATGAGGCTTCATACCGGAGAGAGGCCATTTGCATGTGATGACTGTGGTAGAAGGTTCCAcgcaaaaacaaatcttaaaactCACATGAAAGTCCATTCAGAAGAAAAACCATTTTCCTGCGATGTTTGTAGTACAAGATTTAAAAGGAAGGAGACACTGAAGAAGCACACGATGATCcacactgcagagaaaacctTCTTTTGTAGTATTTGTGGGAAAGgcttttcattacaaaaaaGCCTGAGGACTCACATGTGTcttcacacaggagagaaaccatTTGTTTGTAGTGTTTGCAGTAAAGGATTTGCATTACAGGAGAATCTAAAGAGACACATGTCTTCTCACACTGgagaaaaaccatttatttgtGCTGTCTGCAGTAAAGGGTTTTCATTACGACAAAATCTAAAGAGCCACATGCATGTTCACACAGGGGAGAAACCATTTATTTGCAGCTTTTGTAGTAAAGGATTTTATAGACACGGAGACCTGAGGAGACACATGAGTGTTCATACAGGGGAGAAAGCGTTCATTTGTAGTATTTGCAGTAAAGGATTTTCACAacaaattcatttaaagaatCACATGCGTGTTCACACAGGAGAGACGCCATTTGTTTGCAGTGTTTGTAGTAAGGGATTTTCCCTGCAGGAGAATCTAAAGAGACACATGCATGTTCACACAGGAGAAAAGCAGTTTATTTGTGATATCTGCAGTAAAGGATTTTCACAGCAAGGGACCTTAAAGAGACACATGAGTGTTCACACTGGAGAAAAACAGTTCATTTGTAGTGTTTGTGGTAAAggtttttcaaagcaaaattatCTTAAAAGCCACATGGAGGTTCACACCGCACCATTTAGCTGCAATGAATGCAGTAAACGCTTTGTGAATGAAATCCAGTTAGAACGACATGCAAGAGTTCACACTGAGGAGAGACCGTATGGCTGTGACATTTGTAAGAGCAGATTTAATCAAAAGGGTCAACTTCAGAATCACATGAGGATTCATTCAGGAGAGAAACCATTTGTTTGTGATGTTTGCAGTAAAGGATTTTCACAACATGGAAATCTGAAGAGACACATGAGTGTTCATGAGGGCTGCAAGTAA